The sequence GATCAGGTTGTTGGGAAGGGTGCTTTATCGAATGGGTGAAGAGAATAACGGCGAGATCGCCTGGATCTATCTTCTGAGGAGGGAGATCGATGAGATGGGGCTTTCCCCAGACGAAGGCGATGGTTTCGTCAATTTCCCCCTCTCTTTAGAAGGGGTTAAGGTGGCGATATTCTTCAAGGAGGTGGATAAAGCCCTTTTTAGGATCAGCTTGAGATCGCGGGGTGAGGTGGATGTGGTGAGGATAGCCGACTCCTTCGGTGGCGGAGGGCACAAGAAGGCTGCTGGTTGTTATTTAAAAGGGGAGCTTGATGAGGTGATCACCAGGGTTGTTGGTCGGGTGAAAGAGGTTTTGAGGGAATAATATGGGAGGGAAGAAGGAATATTCCGGGCTCCTCCTCATCGACAAGCCACCGGGGATAACCTCCCATCAGGTGGTGGAGTTTGTAAGGAGCAGCTTCCCGATAACCAAAGTGGGGCATTTGGGTACTCTTGATCCCTTTGCCACCGGTCTCCTTCCTCTACTTCTCGGTAGGGCGACCCGTCTTTCCCAGTTTCTTATGGGAAGGGATAAGGTTTACATCGCCGATATCCGGCTTGGCGAGGCGAGGGATACCTACGATCTCGCTGGAGAACCCATCTCGGAGAGGAGGGAGGTTTCGTTTAAAGAGGAAAGGATAAAGGAGGCGTTATCCCGGTTTCAAGGGAGGATCCTTCAATATCCCCCTCCCTATTCGGCGAAGAAGGTGAAGGGGAAAAAGCTCTATCAATACGCGGCCAAGGGGGAAGAGGTTGAAGTGAAGCCGAAGGAGGTGGAGATCAAGGAGATAGAGCTTCTCAGAACGGAGGGTTCCCTCATAACGATAAGGGTTCATTGCTCCGCCGGGACCTATCTTAGGAGCATCGCCCACGATCTGGGACAGATGCTTGGAGTAGGAGGGTATCTTTCCTCTCTCAGGCGGATCAAGTTCGCTACCTATTCGGTTGTGGAGGCACTTCCTCTCCTGCGGGCAGCGGTTCTCGCCCGGGTGGGAGGCCTTTCTCCTTACCTCATCCCGATGGAGGAACTTCTTCCCGAATTCCCCAAGGTGGTGGTGGATGAGTTGGGAAGGAAACGGGTTCTTTCCGGTTGTGATCTTGGGGCTTCGCTTATCGTCTCTCCTCCCCAGGAGGATGAGCTCGATGCTCCCTATTTTCGCCTCTTCGATAAGAGGGGGGAGCTCCTTGCCCTTGCCACCAGACATACTTCGGAAATGAGTTTCTTCTTTCACCCGAAGATCGTTTTAGGATGAGCGAATCCATATACCTCTTTACAAGTGGTGGATTATGTGTTATATTTAATCTCTAAAAGGGATAAGGAAAGGAGGGACGAGTTAGAAGTGGCGTTAACCAGTAAGGAGAAACAGATGGTAATTTCAAAGTA comes from Acidobacteriota bacterium and encodes:
- the truB gene encoding tRNA pseudouridine(55) synthase TruB, translating into MGGKKEYSGLLLIDKPPGITSHQVVEFVRSSFPITKVGHLGTLDPFATGLLPLLLGRATRLSQFLMGRDKVYIADIRLGEARDTYDLAGEPISERREVSFKEERIKEALSRFQGRILQYPPPYSAKKVKGKKLYQYAAKGEEVEVKPKEVEIKEIELLRTEGSLITIRVHCSAGTYLRSIAHDLGQMLGVGGYLSSLRRIKFATYSVVEALPLLRAAVLARVGGLSPYLIPMEELLPEFPKVVVDELGRKRVLSGCDLGASLIVSPPQEDELDAPYFRLFDKRGELLALATRHTSEMSFFFHPKIVLG